A window of the Vanessa cardui chromosome 12, ilVanCard2.1, whole genome shotgun sequence genome harbors these coding sequences:
- the LOC124534171 gene encoding cap-specific mRNA (nucleoside-2'-O-)-methyltransferase 1 has protein sequence MNLSDPSDDDSSSDESSMPCKRPRADTYGASSTTSHGSINQESDEETPETQFTERYASDSQRSNKTRLSYTENSPGRATRLSRSSLSENCSSPNEQYDDFRPGFKDNDSEEGSGRQSFQMSNDSTFYNKTSENNKDINTYTSGYSEISKRLMSNMGHKPGKGLGKFEHGRVEPVQASTQKGRRGLGLKPSVVGDVPQDFKWSSDDALPEAKEDVVWMPVSSEETLNGDDLEKWLKKGHKKLSIEDETDFVDPQVLKGILNSKTIFDNLDGEDMRTARSRSNPYETIGSVIFLNRAAVKMANMDAVLDFMFTNPKKQNGEPAVDKKDLLYFADVCAGPGGFSEYVLFRKGWRAKGFGFTLKGSKDFKLSDFYAGTPETFNTYYGVNNDGNIFDPANLSSLKDYVLKQTDDIGVHFLMADGGFSVEGQENIQEILSKQLYLCQCLAALMLVRTGGHFVVKLFDIFTHFSVGLIYIMYRSFEKVCILKPVTSRPANSERYLICMWKKVGTESAEKHLFSVNSILWNSRTGDDDVTQLVPLSVIQEDREFYEYIYKSNCIIGERQIKNLLKIGEFSKDKTLRDESQAKMKEKCLQLWELPDKVRTKPERRGPEDTLTNVLNISKITNGIHSSYSFKNTYLNRPPRYLEQASDLRTMFANVYDWHFTFLSSGKNNSDLRIFIACGGKQVYQLEGSNWRIIADLHITLPANTLLYGEIAREYRGQGGKQMRSKALHVIDAMVLGGIDISALPLTERVNQCNLFCNALEKPDDAQALPIRCKRFFNMESFSSAIANLEYRAMKRTKKALTVDIPKRGQKNDMFYEIGSLLFIKEIKEPWIARISKKSGCKYYYCVGPDRKPRSEYYIPDKAQLDMISAYSDRVMWPWESASAIFEGLPNCPLSKVHMEEHIGLQI, from the exons ATGAATCTTTCAG atcCCTCAGATGATGACTCGAGCAGCGACGAAAGTTCCATGCCCTGTAAACGTCCACGCGCAGATACGTATGGTGCTTCTTCAACAACCTCACACGGATCTA ttaatcaAGAATCTGACGAAGAAACGCCAGAGACACAATTTACTGAAAGGTATGCAAGTGATAGTCAGAGATCCAATAAAACTAGACTAAGCTATACAGAAAATAGCCCTGGACGAGCGACTAGATTAAGTAGAAGCAGTTTAAGTGAAAATTGTTCATCACCTAATGAACAGTACGATGACTTTCGACCTGGATTTAAGGATAATGATAGTGAAGAAGGATCAGGTCGGCAAAGCTTCCAAATGTCTAATGATAgcacattttacaataaaacatctgaaaataataaagacaTTAACACATATACCAGTGGCTATTCTGAGATATCCAAAAGGTTGATGAGTAACATGGGTCACAAACCTGGCAAAGGATTAGGTAAATTTGAACATGGTAGAGTTGAACCTGTGCAAGCTTCTACACAAAAAGGAAGACGAGGCTTAGGTTTAAAACCATCAGTTGTTGGAGATGTTCCTCAAGATTTTAAATGGTCATCAGATGATGCGCTGCCGGAGGCCAAGGAAGATGTG GTGTGGATGCCAGTTTCATCAGAGGAGACTCTTAATGGTGATGATTTAGAGAAGTGGTTAAAAAAAGGtcataaaaaattatcaattgaGGATGAGACTGACTTTGTTGATCCACAAGTATTAAAAGGAATTTTGAACTCTAAA acAATATTTGACAACTTAGATGGAGAGGATATGAGAACTGCTAGATCACGAAGCAATCCATATGAGACAATAGGTtccgttatatttttaaaccgaGCTGCAGTTAAAATGGCTAATATGGATGCAGTGCTGGACTTCATGTTTACAAatccaaaaaaacaaaatggggAACCAGCTGTTGACAAAAAAGATTTACTATACTTTGCAGATGTATGTGCTGGTCCTGGAGGGTTTTcagaatatgttttatttagaaaaggATGGAGAGCAAAAG GTTTTGGATTTACCTTAAAGGGTtctaaagattttaaattatcagaTTTTTATGCTGGAACTCCAGAAACTTTTAACACATATTATGGTGTGAATAATGATGGCAACATTTTTGATCCAGCTAATTTATCGTCTTTAAAAgattatgttttaaaacaaactgaTGATATAGGTGTTCACTTTCTTATGGCTGATGGG ggtTTTTCAGTAGAAGGTCAAGAAaatatacaagaaatattatCAAAGCAATTGTATTTGTGTCAGTGTCTTGCTGCCTTGATGCTTGTTAGAACTGGTGGTCATTTTGTTGTCAAGTTGTTTGACATTTTCACACACTTCAGTGTTGgactaatttatataatgtatagaaGTTTTGAAAAAG TTTGTATACTTAAACCAGTAACTTCACGACCAGCAAACTCTGAGAGATATCTTATATGTATGTGGAAAAAAGTGGGTACCGAATCAGCtgagaaacatttattttctgttaattcaatattatggAATAGCCGTACAGGGGATGATGATGTTACGCAGTTGGTTCCCTTGTCAGTTATTCAAGAAGACAGAGAGTTCTATGAGTATATATACAAGAGcaattgtat aattggcGAGAggcaaattaaaaatttgttaaagATTGGTGAATTTAGTAAAGACAAAACTCTTAGAGACGAAAGTCAGGCTAAGATGAAAGAAAAATGTTTGCAGCTATGGGAA TTACCTGATAAAGTGCGTACGAAACCAGAGCGCCGTGGCCCTGAAGACACTTTAACAAATGTCTTGAACATATCAAAGATTACGAACGGTATTCATAGttcttattcttttaaaaatacttatctcAATAGACCACCGAGATATCTAGAGCAAGCATCCGACTTACGAACAATGTTTGCTAATGTGTATGACTGGCATTTCACTTTCTTGAGTAGTGGTAAAAATAACTCAGATCTACGAATATTCATAG CCTGTGGAGGTAAACAAGTATATCAGCTGGAGGGATCGAATTGGAGAATCATTGCTGATCTGCATATAACTTTACCAGCAAATACTCTACTCTACGGAGAG attGCAAGAGAATACCGTGGTCAGGGAGGTAAACAGATGCGCAGTAAAGCACTTCACGTTATTGATGCGATGGTGCTCGGTGGTATAGACATTTCAGCGTTGCCACTCACTGAACG TGTCAATCAATGTAATTTGTTCTGTAATGCTTTGGAGAAACCGGATGATGCTCAGGCGCTTCCAATCAGGTGTAAAAGATTTTTCAATATGGAATCTTTTTCATCTGCAATAGCCAATTTAGAGTATCGAGCTATGAAGAGAACTAAAAAGGCATTGACAGTAGACATACCAAAACGAGGACAAAAGAATGACATGTTCTATGAAATCGGGTCTCTCCTAttcataaaagaaataaaag AACCGTGGATTGCTCGAATTTCAAAGAAAAGTGGGTGCAAATACTATTACTGCGTCGGTCCAGACAGAAAACCTCGCAGTGAATATTACATTCCAGATAAAGCGCAACTCGATATGATAAGCGCGTATTCCGATCGGGTTATGTGGCCATGGGAGTCCGCTAGTGCCATCTTTGAAGGTCTACCAAATTGTCCACTTTCTAAGGTACACATGGAGGAACACATTGGACTCCAAATTTAA